In Maylandia zebra isolate NMK-2024a linkage group LG12, Mzebra_GT3a, whole genome shotgun sequence, a single genomic region encodes these proteins:
- the cyb561a3a gene encoding lysosomal membrane ascorbate-dependent ferrireductase CYB561A3 isoform X2 codes for MRPIVIFYGFYLLCFGLGVACVVCVCLWNSKWRGGFAWDGSSLQFNWHPVLMVTGLVVVYGNGAVLYRIPLTWGQNKLPWKLLHAALMLLALVLSIVGLCAVFDFHNAQKTPNLYSIHSWIGIAATALFAMQWVAGMAGFLLPCSPVSLRKRLKPMHVWLGGSILTLSIAACISGINEKLFFVLKGINMTQPYSALPPEALLGNSLGVLIVAFGLVVLKILSTREWQRPDSRPEDMAYTPLLQEENE; via the exons ATGAGACCCATCGTGATCTTCTATGGATTCTACCTGCTGTGCTTTGGCCTGGGTGTGGCCTGCGTGGTGTGCGTGTGCCTGTGGAACAGCAAGTGGCGCGGCGGTTTTGCTTGGGACGGCTCGTCGCTTCAGTTCAACTGGCACCCCGTCCTGATGGTGACGGGTCTGGTGGTGGTGTATGGCAACG GAGCTGTGTTGTACCGCATCCCTCTGACCTGGGGTCAGAATAAACTCCCGTGGAAGCTCCTTCATGCGGCACTGATGCTCCTCGCCCTGGTGCTGTCGATCGTGGGGCTCTGTGCTGTGTTTGACTTCCACAACGCCCAAAAGACACCCAACCTCTACTCCATACACAGCTGGATCGGAATCGCAGCAACAGCTCTTTTCGCAATGCAG TGGGTGGCGGGTATGGCGGGTTTCCTCCTTCCCTGCTCCCCCGTATCTTTACGTAAACGCCTGAAACCCATGCATGTGTGGTTGGGAGGTAGCATACTGACGCTCAGCATTGCTGCCTGCATCTCTGGCATCAACGAGAAACTCTTCTTTGTTCT GAAAGGAATCAATATGACTCAGCCATACTCTGCCCTTCCACCTGAGGCTTTGTTGGGAAATTCATTAGGGGTTTTGATCGTAGCCTTTGGCCTGGTTGTCCTCAAGATTCTGTCCACCCGAGAATGGCAGAGACCAGACTCCAGGCCTGAGGATATGGCCTACACG CCTTTGcttcaagaagaaaatgaatga
- the cyb561a3a gene encoding lysosomal membrane ascorbate-dependent ferrireductase CYB561A3 isoform X1, translated as MQQCGPSSPSCSTSDCFPLGTLNTAACGSETSAEPQKREPAGLFRMRPIVIFYGFYLLCFGLGVACVVCVCLWNSKWRGGFAWDGSSLQFNWHPVLMVTGLVVVYGNGAVLYRIPLTWGQNKLPWKLLHAALMLLALVLSIVGLCAVFDFHNAQKTPNLYSIHSWIGIAATALFAMQWVAGMAGFLLPCSPVSLRKRLKPMHVWLGGSILTLSIAACISGINEKLFFVLKGINMTQPYSALPPEALLGNSLGVLIVAFGLVVLKILSTREWQRPDSRPEDMAYTPLLQEENE; from the exons ATGCAGCAGTGTGGCCCTTCATCTCCCAGCTGCTCCACCTCTGACTGCTTCCCCCTCGGTACCCTCAATACAGCTGCATGTGGAAGTGAGACTTCGGCTGAACCGCAGAAACGCGAA CCTGCAGGTCTCTTCAGGATGAGACCCATCGTGATCTTCTATGGATTCTACCTGCTGTGCTTTGGCCTGGGTGTGGCCTGCGTGGTGTGCGTGTGCCTGTGGAACAGCAAGTGGCGCGGCGGTTTTGCTTGGGACGGCTCGTCGCTTCAGTTCAACTGGCACCCCGTCCTGATGGTGACGGGTCTGGTGGTGGTGTATGGCAACG GAGCTGTGTTGTACCGCATCCCTCTGACCTGGGGTCAGAATAAACTCCCGTGGAAGCTCCTTCATGCGGCACTGATGCTCCTCGCCCTGGTGCTGTCGATCGTGGGGCTCTGTGCTGTGTTTGACTTCCACAACGCCCAAAAGACACCCAACCTCTACTCCATACACAGCTGGATCGGAATCGCAGCAACAGCTCTTTTCGCAATGCAG TGGGTGGCGGGTATGGCGGGTTTCCTCCTTCCCTGCTCCCCCGTATCTTTACGTAAACGCCTGAAACCCATGCATGTGTGGTTGGGAGGTAGCATACTGACGCTCAGCATTGCTGCCTGCATCTCTGGCATCAACGAGAAACTCTTCTTTGTTCT GAAAGGAATCAATATGACTCAGCCATACTCTGCCCTTCCACCTGAGGCTTTGTTGGGAAATTCATTAGGGGTTTTGATCGTAGCCTTTGGCCTGGTTGTCCTCAAGATTCTGTCCACCCGAGAATGGCAGAGACCAGACTCCAGGCCTGAGGATATGGCCTACACG CCTTTGcttcaagaagaaaatgaatga